From one Rhizobium sp. CIAT894 genomic stretch:
- a CDS encoding histidine phosphatase family protein: protein MSSAFPEIYLVRHGETEWSLSGRHTGRSDIPLTVNGEAAARKLTERLSGLSFSAVWSSPSARARTTCALAGFGSGAVIREDLAEWDYGAYEGITTKAILAARPGWQLFRDGCPNGEFAADVGARADAVIHALREATGTILIFSSSHFLRVLAARWLGLPPEGGAYFSLDTASISVLGYEHDLTEPVIRRWNQR, encoded by the coding sequence ATGAGCAGTGCGTTTCCCGAGATCTATCTGGTCCGCCACGGCGAAACCGAATGGAGCCTGTCCGGGCGCCATACCGGCCGCAGCGATATTCCCCTGACTGTGAACGGCGAGGCCGCCGCCCGTAAGCTGACCGAACGGCTTTCCGGCCTTTCCTTCTCCGCCGTCTGGTCGAGCCCATCGGCGCGGGCCCGCACGACCTGCGCGCTCGCCGGTTTCGGATCGGGCGCGGTGATCAGGGAGGATCTCGCCGAATGGGATTACGGCGCCTATGAAGGCATCACCACCAAAGCGATCCTGGCCGCCCGCCCGGGCTGGCAGCTCTTTCGCGACGGCTGCCCGAACGGCGAGTTCGCCGCCGATGTCGGCGCTCGCGCCGACGCCGTCATCCATGCGCTTCGCGAGGCCACCGGCACCATCCTGATTTTCTCCAGTTCGCATTTCCTGCGCGTGCTCGCCGCCCGCTGGCTCGGCCTGCCGCCGGAAGGCGGCGCATATTTCTCGCTGGATACGGCTTCTATCAGCGTGCTCGGTTACGAACATGATCTGACGGAGCCGGTCATTCGCCGGTGGAACCAGCGGTAG
- a CDS encoding MipA/OmpV family protein: MSHRSVVSISLAIALSSPALALAQESGQPFWSGDWYLSVGVAGFSAPKFEGSSHNEFKFSPLISVGRQGAGPRFSSRNDNPSFALIDKGAFRAGLVGKFVPSRDAGDDSDLKGLRKVKWGAEAGGFVEVYPTDFLRARAEVRQGIRSHDGIVADLAVDAFTDIAPNLQLSGGPRATFATAGYYDAYYGVSAKHAAASGLDPYKPSSGIQSYGAGTAITWKATENLSASSFLEYKRLAGPAADSSLVRDRGSKNQIVIGVSATYKFNFSLQ; encoded by the coding sequence GTGTCTCATCGATCAGTCGTATCGATCTCTTTGGCTATTGCCCTTTCATCCCCAGCTTTGGCGCTCGCGCAGGAAAGCGGCCAGCCCTTCTGGTCCGGCGACTGGTATCTGAGCGTCGGCGTCGCCGGCTTCTCCGCTCCGAAATTCGAAGGCTCGTCGCATAATGAATTCAAGTTCAGCCCGCTGATCTCGGTCGGCCGCCAGGGTGCAGGCCCGCGTTTTTCCTCGCGCAACGACAACCCGTCCTTCGCCCTCATCGACAAGGGCGCCTTCCGCGCCGGCCTCGTCGGCAAATTCGTCCCCTCGCGCGATGCCGGTGACGACAGTGACCTGAAGGGCTTGAGGAAGGTCAAATGGGGGGCGGAAGCCGGCGGCTTCGTCGAGGTTTACCCCACAGATTTCCTGCGCGCCCGCGCCGAAGTCCGCCAGGGCATTCGTTCCCACGACGGCATCGTCGCCGATCTCGCCGTCGATGCCTTCACCGATATCGCGCCCAACCTGCAGCTGTCGGGCGGCCCGCGCGCGACATTTGCCACCGCCGGCTATTACGACGCCTATTACGGCGTCAGCGCCAAACATGCCGCGGCAAGCGGCCTTGATCCTTACAAGCCGTCGTCGGGCATCCAGTCCTATGGCGCCGGAACGGCCATCACCTGGAAGGCGACTGAAAATCTCTCGGCCAGCTCCTTCCTCGAATATAAGCGGCTGGCCGGTCCGGCCGCCGACAGCAGCCTGGTGCGCGATCGCGGTTCGAAGAACCAGATCGTGATCGGCGTTTCGGCGACCTACAAGTTCAATTTCTCCCTGCAGTGA
- the ubiA gene encoding 4-hydroxybenzoate octaprenyltransferase — translation MQDTNHLNDRVSDAPSDNWVYRILPPWLWPYAQLARWDRPIGWQLLMWPCFWSATLAANAAIGEGLYSGSLLVSHLFLYFIGAVAMRGAGCTYNDLVDHEIDMEVARTRSRPLPSGRVTRARAKIFIGLQALVGLFVLLQFNWFTVFLGVLSLGIVALYPYAKRFTDWPQFYLGLAFSWGALMGWAGILGGISFASVLLYAASVAWTIGYDTIYAHQDKEDDELIGVRSTARLFGDRTRVWLIGLYGLTLVLMFMAFALAGANLIAFLALLGAAGMFAWQIVRLDIEDAAQCLALFKSNNRVGLIIFFGLFVSLLFAIP, via the coding sequence ATGCAAGATACCAACCATCTTAACGACCGCGTTTCCGACGCGCCTTCCGACAACTGGGTCTACCGGATCCTGCCGCCATGGCTCTGGCCCTATGCGCAGCTGGCGCGCTGGGACCGCCCGATCGGCTGGCAATTGCTGATGTGGCCATGCTTCTGGTCGGCGACCCTTGCCGCCAATGCGGCGATCGGCGAGGGGCTCTATTCCGGCAGCCTGCTGGTGTCGCACCTGTTCCTTTATTTCATCGGCGCGGTCGCCATGCGCGGCGCTGGCTGCACCTACAATGATCTCGTCGACCACGAGATCGACATGGAAGTGGCGCGCACCCGTTCGCGTCCGCTCCCCTCCGGCCGCGTCACGCGCGCCCGGGCGAAAATCTTCATCGGCCTGCAGGCGCTGGTCGGGCTTTTCGTGCTCTTGCAGTTCAACTGGTTCACCGTCTTTCTCGGCGTCCTCTCGCTCGGCATCGTGGCGCTTTACCCCTACGCCAAACGCTTCACCGACTGGCCGCAATTCTATCTCGGCCTTGCCTTCTCCTGGGGTGCGCTGATGGGCTGGGCCGGCATTTTGGGCGGGATTTCCTTTGCGTCCGTCCTGCTCTATGCCGCTTCCGTCGCCTGGACGATCGGTTACGACACGATTTACGCCCATCAGGACAAGGAGGATGACGAACTGATCGGCGTTCGCTCGACCGCGCGCCTGTTCGGCGACAGGACGAGAGTATGGCTGATCGGCCTTTATGGGCTGACGCTGGTGCTGATGTTTATGGCTTTCGCGCTCGCCGGCGCCAATCTCATCGCTTTCCTGGCCTTGCTCGGCGCGGCCGGCATGTTCGCCTGGCAGATCGTCCGGCTCGATATCGAGGATGCCGCCCAATGCCTGGCGCTGTTCAAATCGAACAATCGCGTCGGGCTGATCATCTTCTTCGGCCTCTTCGTCTCGCTGCTGTTTGCCATTCCCTGA
- a CDS encoding DUF6101 family protein gives MNNPVKKPAWAGTTLRLDPSRFPQQVSYAIHDCSDDVNITIDERGAVLRKVLPSSGLPLSIALPKRVFKGVAARAIDHGDGEVTVTLELHHADPELCIPLLVAHDLSDIAADWRSWSEAFRIPMLMVEADGVARPLEDHIGGLRTSDLKPRRRHSYFANRRPRFLVRRTTGQLGVAMRIEGKEIIARH, from the coding sequence ATGAACAATCCCGTAAAGAAGCCGGCCTGGGCCGGCACGACGTTACGCCTCGATCCGTCCCGCTTTCCCCAGCAGGTCAGCTACGCCATCCATGATTGTTCGGATGACGTGAATATCACTATCGACGAACGCGGCGCGGTGCTGCGCAAAGTCCTGCCTTCCAGCGGGCTGCCGCTGTCGATTGCGCTGCCGAAGCGCGTCTTCAAGGGTGTCGCCGCCCGCGCCATCGACCATGGCGACGGTGAGGTTACCGTCACGCTCGAGCTGCACCACGCCGATCCCGAGCTCTGCATCCCGCTGCTCGTCGCCCATGATCTCAGCGATATCGCCGCCGACTGGCGCAGCTGGTCGGAAGCCTTCCGCATTCCAATGCTGATGGTCGAGGCCGACGGCGTCGCCCGTCCGCTCGAAGATCATATCGGGGGCTTGCGCACCAGCGATCTCAAGCCGCGCCGCCGTCATTCCTACTTCGCCAATCGCCGCCCGCGTTTCCTCGTGCGCCGCACCACCGGCCAGCTCGGCGTCGCCATGCGGATCGAAGGCAAGGAAATCATCGCCCGCCACTGA
- a CDS encoding DUF1217 domain-containing protein, translating into MITASLAYTILSKDMTSSLNKVASQATVKKDAQYYADHINKVKDVDDFLGDYKLYSYAMKAYGLEDMTYAKAFMKKVLESDLTDPNSYANKLSDTRYREFAAAFNFNAPAKDVQTDAQEDDMIGLYKQSFADADKAASAESTYYSNNIDSVQTVDDLVNNTRLRTYVLKTFNIDPTYASKDFLRQVLTSDINDPSSVVNTQGGDKYKALAAQFSFNADGTVTGTAQTAAQKASVIETYTLNSQSVIIDNSVGSDVYYVGATAAEYNKAYYTAKIGTITNVDDLVADKRLTSYITTAYSMGADFTAAALRTVLTDPGYAQLMGFTNVYNAFNFKADGSTSSTARVQSVDQANKLKSAASSTTNYYSVTSQSSAITNVDDLLADSVMARYIKDAYGLGTSFSNADLKNILTDSTYAAAQGHADLNADFNFNADGSINGSAIQTAAQRKSTTDKSAANAAHFNSMIGSVTSVDDIMSDPVAVSYLRTSMQVADSVSDATLRTFLVDRTAASAQGYSDVHDLFNFKADGSVATLYASQTAAQSASTAGKADDAAVYYQATIAGISNVDQLLTDSRLNNFVRNAFGIPSTVTDVNLRAILTDQSGTGTYADVAAAFNFKADGTLKDGMAAQTATQIRDTKFAASTRTDDYSARMSTIGNVDDLLADDAITNFLKSTYNLPTGISNADLKSILTDATAAAAAGHADLNADFNFAADGSLPVVSSVQTADQAQTTNDNYMARYDDERDEAIDEVASNYSKMMADSSSLLNFSDIKTVNDFMRTNKTADFSKSNDNLPDPYHVALQAFGLTDQEVSRSMMRKILTSDAYDPKGYIASLKDERITNLARAFNFGPDGKAAAPFQALPDATMAKYATDYKAHVTMLLKAGPVKDKASKDATTEVNYFAKGMAKVKSLDDFLDDSRLTDLVLKANNLDPKDYDKATLKKIFTSDPDDKKSYLNTKADARFKDIVAAFNFDKDGNLTRAKMGTIQNKAAEDRTQQLYVQQTMETQQGESNDGVRLALYFSRKAPSITSIYSILGDRALYQVITTAYSLPSQMSGMDVAKQADLINRFVKLEDLQDPKKVDKLLRRFTAMYDVQNSTQQSPALQILTGGGTQQA; encoded by the coding sequence ATGATCACGGCTTCCCTCGCTTACACGATCCTGTCGAAGGATATGACGTCCAGCCTCAACAAGGTTGCGTCTCAGGCGACGGTCAAGAAGGATGCCCAGTATTACGCCGACCATATCAACAAGGTCAAAGACGTCGACGACTTCCTCGGCGACTACAAGCTCTACAGCTATGCGATGAAGGCCTATGGCCTCGAGGACATGACCTACGCCAAAGCCTTCATGAAGAAGGTGCTGGAAAGCGATCTGACCGACCCCAACAGCTACGCCAACAAGCTTTCCGATACGCGCTACCGCGAATTCGCCGCCGCCTTCAATTTCAATGCGCCTGCCAAGGACGTGCAGACGGACGCGCAGGAGGACGACATGATCGGCCTCTACAAGCAGTCCTTCGCCGATGCCGACAAGGCGGCGAGCGCCGAGAGCACCTATTACAGCAATAATATCGACAGCGTGCAGACGGTCGATGATCTGGTCAACAATACCCGGCTGCGCACCTATGTGCTGAAGACGTTCAACATCGATCCCACCTATGCGTCGAAGGACTTTCTGCGCCAGGTGCTGACGAGCGATATCAACGACCCCTCGAGCGTCGTCAACACGCAAGGCGGCGACAAATACAAGGCGCTTGCCGCCCAGTTCAGCTTCAATGCCGACGGCACCGTCACCGGCACGGCGCAGACCGCCGCGCAGAAGGCCTCGGTCATCGAGACCTATACGCTGAATTCCCAGTCGGTCATCATCGACAATTCGGTCGGTTCGGATGTCTACTATGTCGGCGCGACGGCGGCCGAATATAACAAGGCCTATTACACGGCGAAGATCGGCACGATCACCAATGTCGACGATCTGGTCGCCGACAAACGCCTGACCTCCTACATCACGACGGCCTACAGCATGGGCGCCGACTTCACCGCCGCAGCGCTGCGCACGGTGCTGACCGATCCGGGCTATGCCCAGCTGATGGGTTTTACCAATGTCTACAATGCTTTCAACTTCAAGGCTGACGGATCGACCTCCAGCACGGCGCGCGTCCAGTCGGTCGACCAGGCGAATAAACTGAAATCGGCTGCATCGAGCACGACCAACTATTATTCGGTGACCTCGCAGTCGAGCGCCATCACCAATGTCGACGATCTGCTGGCCGATAGCGTCATGGCGCGCTACATCAAGGATGCCTATGGCCTCGGCACGAGTTTCAGCAATGCCGACCTGAAGAATATCCTGACCGATTCGACCTATGCCGCGGCCCAGGGCCACGCCGATCTCAATGCCGACTTCAACTTCAATGCGGACGGTTCGATCAACGGTTCGGCGATCCAGACTGCGGCTCAGCGCAAGTCGACCACCGACAAGTCGGCGGCGAACGCAGCGCATTTCAACAGCATGATCGGCAGTGTCACCAGTGTCGACGACATCATGTCCGATCCCGTGGCGGTCAGCTATCTCAGAACCAGCATGCAGGTTGCAGACAGCGTCTCCGATGCGACGCTGAGGACCTTCCTCGTCGATCGCACCGCGGCCAGCGCTCAGGGCTACAGCGACGTCCACGATCTCTTCAATTTCAAGGCGGACGGATCGGTCGCGACCCTTTACGCCTCCCAGACGGCTGCGCAAAGCGCCAGCACTGCAGGCAAGGCCGACGATGCCGCCGTCTATTACCAGGCGACGATCGCCGGCATCTCGAATGTCGATCAGTTGCTGACGGACAGCAGGCTGAACAATTTCGTGCGCAACGCTTTCGGTATCCCGTCCACCGTCACCGACGTCAATCTTCGCGCGATCCTCACCGACCAGAGCGGCACCGGCACCTATGCCGACGTTGCCGCCGCCTTCAACTTCAAGGCGGACGGCACGCTCAAGGACGGCATGGCCGCGCAGACGGCCACCCAGATCCGCGACACGAAGTTTGCCGCCAGCACCCGCACGGACGATTATTCGGCGCGGATGTCGACGATCGGCAATGTCGACGATCTTCTCGCCGACGACGCGATCACCAATTTCCTGAAGAGCACCTATAATCTGCCGACGGGCATTTCGAACGCCGATCTGAAGAGCATCCTGACCGATGCGACTGCGGCCGCCGCTGCCGGCCACGCCGATCTCAACGCCGATTTCAATTTTGCCGCCGATGGATCGCTGCCGGTGGTAAGCTCGGTCCAGACGGCCGATCAGGCGCAGACCACCAACGACAATTATATGGCGCGCTACGACGACGAGCGCGACGAGGCGATTGACGAGGTCGCCTCCAATTATTCGAAGATGATGGCCGACAGCAGCAGCCTGTTGAACTTTTCCGACATCAAGACCGTCAACGACTTCATGCGCACCAATAAGACGGCCGATTTCAGCAAGAGCAACGACAACCTGCCGGATCCCTATCATGTGGCGCTACAGGCCTTCGGCCTGACGGACCAGGAAGTATCGCGCTCGATGATGCGCAAGATCCTGACGAGCGATGCCTACGACCCGAAGGGTTATATCGCCTCGCTGAAGGACGAGCGCATTACCAATCTCGCCCGCGCCTTCAATTTCGGTCCTGACGGCAAGGCGGCCGCCCCCTTCCAGGCGCTGCCCGACGCGACAATGGCCAAATACGCCACCGACTACAAGGCGCATGTGACCATGCTGCTGAAGGCCGGCCCGGTGAAGGACAAGGCATCCAAGGACGCGACGACCGAAGTCAACTATTTCGCCAAGGGCATGGCGAAGGTGAAGTCGCTCGACGATTTCCTCGACGACAGCCGCCTGACCGATCTTGTTCTGAAGGCGAATAATCTCGATCCGAAGGATTACGACAAGGCGACGCTGAAGAAGATCTTCACCTCCGATCCCGACGACAAGAAGAGCTACCTCAACACCAAGGCCGATGCGCGCTTCAAGGATATCGTCGCCGCCTTCAACTTCGACAAGGACGGCAATCTGACTCGTGCCAAGATGGGCACCATCCAGAACAAGGCGGCGGAAGACCGTACCCAGCAGCTCTATGTCCAGCAGACGATGGAAACGCAGCAGGGTGAAAGCAATGACGGCGTCCGCCTGGCGCTCTATTTCAGCCGCAAGGCCCCGAGCATCACCTCGATCTATTCGATCCTCGGCGACAGGGCGCTTTATCAGGTGATCACAACTGCCTACAGCCTGCCGTCGCAGATGTCGGGCATGGACGTCGCCAAGCAGGCCGACCTCATCAACCGCTTCGTCAAGCTCGAGGATCTCCAGGATCCGAAGAAGGTCGACAAGCTGCTGCGCCGGTTCACCGCCATGTACGACGTCCAGAACAGCACCCAGCAATCGCCGGCGCTGCAGATCCTGACCGGCGGCGGCACGCAGCAGGCTTAA
- a CDS encoding FAD-binding oxidoreductase: MSSPGISPDLLARFAAIVGDKYALRGEADLAPHLIENRGLYHGSSPLLLKPGSVEEVSDIMKLATETGTAIVPQTGNTGLVGGQTPRAGKADIILSLERMNRIRDVDPVANVLVADGGAILAEVQKAAEAHGRLFPLSLGSEGSCRIGGNLSTNAGGTAVLAYGNMRQLCLGLEVVLPTGEIWDGLRRLKKDNTGYDLRDLFIGAEGTLGIITGAVLKLFPQPLGHQVAFAGVNSVEDALGLFNLAASLCGASLTGFELMPRFGVEITTRHIDGVRDPLDTAYPWYVLIDISTSDSAETAERMMNGVLEQGFEAGLVLDAAIAASVAQQKAIWHMRESMSDAQKPEGGSIKHDVSVPVSRIPHFMAEAEEAVMAAMPGARICAFGHMGDGNIHYNISQPVGADKAAFIARWREMNHIVHGLVLAQGGSISAEHGIGQLKRDELAAIRPAIEIDLMRRIKRAFDPADIMNPGKVVSLEG; encoded by the coding sequence ATGAGCAGCCCCGGCATTTCCCCCGATCTTCTCGCCCGCTTCGCCGCCATCGTCGGCGACAAATACGCGCTTCGGGGCGAGGCCGATCTTGCGCCGCATCTGATCGAAAACCGCGGCCTCTATCATGGCTCCTCCCCTCTGCTGCTGAAACCCGGCTCGGTCGAGGAAGTCTCCGATATCATGAAGCTTGCGACGGAGACCGGAACGGCGATCGTGCCGCAGACCGGCAATACCGGCCTCGTCGGCGGCCAGACGCCGCGCGCCGGCAAGGCCGATATCATCCTGTCGCTCGAGCGCATGAACAGAATCCGCGATGTCGATCCGGTGGCCAACGTCCTGGTCGCCGATGGCGGCGCCATTCTGGCCGAAGTGCAGAAGGCGGCCGAGGCGCATGGGCGGCTGTTTCCGCTGTCGCTCGGCTCGGAGGGCTCCTGCCGCATCGGCGGCAATCTTTCCACCAATGCCGGCGGCACGGCCGTATTGGCCTATGGCAATATGCGCCAGCTCTGTCTCGGCCTTGAAGTGGTGCTGCCGACCGGCGAGATCTGGGACGGACTGCGCCGCCTGAAGAAGGATAATACCGGCTATGACCTGCGCGACCTCTTCATCGGTGCGGAAGGCACGCTCGGCATCATCACCGGCGCGGTGCTGAAGCTGTTTCCGCAGCCACTCGGCCATCAGGTGGCATTCGCCGGCGTGAATTCGGTCGAGGATGCGCTCGGCCTCTTCAACCTTGCCGCCAGTCTCTGCGGCGCCTCTCTTACCGGTTTCGAGCTGATGCCGCGTTTCGGCGTCGAGATCACCACCCGCCACATCGACGGCGTGCGCGATCCCTTGGACACGGCCTATCCCTGGTACGTGCTGATCGACATTTCGACGTCCGACTCGGCCGAGACGGCGGAGCGGATGATGAACGGCGTGCTCGAACAGGGTTTTGAGGCCGGGCTGGTGCTGGATGCCGCAATTGCCGCCTCGGTCGCGCAGCAGAAGGCGATCTGGCACATGCGCGAGAGCATGTCGGATGCCCAGAAGCCCGAAGGCGGGTCGATCAAGCACGATGTTTCCGTGCCGGTGTCGCGGATCCCGCATTTCATGGCCGAGGCCGAAGAAGCGGTCATGGCGGCGATGCCGGGCGCCCGCATCTGCGCCTTCGGCCATATGGGCGATGGCAATATCCATTACAATATTTCCCAGCCGGTCGGCGCCGACAAGGCCGCCTTCATCGCCCGCTGGCGCGAAATGAACCATATCGTCCACGGGCTGGTGCTGGCGCAGGGCGGCTCGATCTCGGCCGAACACGGCATCGGCCAGCTGAAGCGCGACGAACTGGCGGCAATCCGTCCGGCGATCGAAATCGACCTGATGCGCCGCATCAAACGCGCCTTCGATCCGGCTGATATCATGAACCCGGGGAAGGTTGTCAGCCTCGAAGGGTGA
- a CDS encoding L-threonylcarbamoyladenylate synthase, whose protein sequence is MARIIDIEADRQAALEAASAALADGFAIAIPTETVYGLAADATNPAAITRIYETKGRPRFNPLICHMADLAMAEEHAEFDPVSRALAAAFWPGPLTLVLPLKPESPIHSLATAGLDSVGIRVPKGFAGALIGAFGRPLAAPSANTSGAISATSAAHVEADLGAKVPLILDAGPSAVGVESTIVKVEGDRLRLLRPGGLAAREIERVAGRPLLRAKTASAAIEAPGMLASHYAPGAAVRLNARTVEPGEALIGFGSAAVSGAEAARIVLDLSPRGDLAEAAANLFDYMKRADASGASSIAFSPIPEEGLGEAINDRLQRAAAPRD, encoded by the coding sequence ATGGCACGCATCATCGACATAGAGGCAGACAGGCAGGCAGCGCTCGAAGCCGCCTCAGCCGCACTCGCCGACGGCTTTGCCATCGCCATTCCGACCGAGACCGTCTACGGCCTTGCCGCCGACGCCACCAATCCGGCGGCGATCACCCGCATCTACGAGACCAAGGGCCGGCCGCGCTTCAACCCGCTGATCTGCCATATGGCCGATCTTGCGATGGCAGAGGAACATGCCGAATTCGATCCCGTGTCGCGGGCGCTCGCCGCAGCCTTCTGGCCCGGCCCGCTGACGCTGGTGCTGCCGCTGAAGCCCGAAAGCCCGATCCATTCGCTGGCGACCGCCGGGCTCGACAGCGTCGGCATCCGTGTGCCGAAGGGTTTTGCGGGTGCCCTGATCGGCGCCTTCGGGCGGCCGCTCGCAGCCCCCAGCGCCAATACGTCGGGCGCGATCAGCGCCACGAGTGCCGCCCATGTCGAGGCCGATCTCGGGGCGAAGGTCCCGTTGATCCTCGATGCGGGGCCCAGCGCCGTCGGCGTCGAATCGACGATCGTCAAGGTGGAGGGCGACCGGCTGAGACTGCTTCGGCCCGGCGGCCTGGCGGCACGCGAGATCGAGCGCGTCGCAGGCAGGCCGCTGCTCAGGGCGAAGACGGCATCGGCGGCCATCGAGGCGCCGGGTATGCTCGCCTCGCATTATGCGCCGGGCGCCGCCGTGCGTCTCAATGCGCGCACCGTCGAACCCGGCGAAGCGCTGATCGGCTTCGGCAGTGCCGCGGTCTCCGGCGCGGAGGCTGCGCGGATCGTTCTCGATCTCAGCCCGCGCGGCGACCTCGCCGAGGCGGCTGCCAATCTTTTCGACTATATGAAGCGGGCCGATGCCAGCGGGGCATCGAGCATCGCCTTTTCGCCCATTCCCGAAGAGGGGCTCGGCGAAGCGATCAACGATCGCCTGCAGCGGGCAGCCGCACCCCGCGACTGA
- a CDS encoding DUF6656 family protein: MAKLRYFDAKETSRSQEPQLVAAHSEFLRTGRIPRERRHWLAEEKRYLTHDEVAAKTGRKLQVAGEKTHQHINGFHHSIQFPKMIFHRTLEDSPHLGYCHVTAARTKFAHYEEVSWAFYIANFYSDIGENDNFFERIDVGYSRMYFAVAIKPGENSVEKMTIDRSVRGNGLLFRTHDPQAAIRNILLLGARNEQLREIIRQL; the protein is encoded by the coding sequence ATGGCCAAACTCCGGTATTTCGACGCGAAAGAAACGAGCAGATCGCAGGAGCCGCAGCTGGTTGCCGCGCATTCCGAATTCCTGCGCACCGGCCGCATTCCCCGCGAACGGCGGCACTGGCTGGCCGAGGAAAAGCGCTATCTCACCCATGACGAGGTCGCCGCCAAAACCGGACGCAAACTGCAGGTGGCCGGCGAGAAGACGCATCAGCACATCAACGGCTTTCACCACTCGATCCAGTTTCCGAAGATGATCTTCCACCGGACGCTGGAGGACAGCCCGCATCTCGGCTATTGCCACGTCACCGCAGCACGGACGAAGTTCGCCCATTACGAAGAGGTCAGCTGGGCCTTCTATATCGCCAATTTTTATTCCGATATCGGCGAGAACGACAACTTCTTCGAACGAATCGATGTCGGCTATTCCCGCATGTATTTCGCTGTCGCGATCAAGCCGGGTGAGAACTCCGTGGAAAAAATGACCATCGACCGGTCGGTGCGCGGCAACGGGCTGCTCTTCCGCACCCACGATCCGCAGGCAGCGATCCGCAACATCCTGCTGCTCGGCGCCCGCAACGAACAGCTGCGCGAAATCATCCGCCAATTGTGA
- a CDS encoding aromatic ring-hydroxylating dioxygenase subunit alpha, producing MDIRSNVLRQLKNRREGFSLERPFYIDEDYFQLDMEMIYYRDWLFIGHDCELPKAGAYFTVQIGSYPVVIVRGKDNVIRAFHNSCRHRGSRVCTKEHGSSVRLVCPYHQWTYDLEGKLAFARHMGDDFDKTGFNLKPVHCEVVAGYVFICLANTAPDFQPVRDKIEPYVAPHRISESKVAFQSTIIEKGNWKLVWENNRECYHCAANHPELCRTYPEAPSVTGTDGGADDPEIAGHWARCEAAGLPSKFQISPDGQFRTARMPLIEDAESYTMSGKRAVKRPLADDISISHIGTMLLFHYPTTWNHLLGDHAISFRVLPLSANETAVTTKWLVHKDAVEGVDYNLEELTHVWTETNDQDRRIVEENAFGIHSPAYEPGPYSSLHEGGVMQFLEWYSNFMVNRLQGDQAKISAVA from the coding sequence ATGGATATTCGCAGCAACGTTTTGCGGCAGCTCAAGAACCGCCGGGAAGGCTTCAGCCTCGAACGGCCGTTCTATATCGACGAGGATTATTTCCAGCTCGACATGGAGATGATCTATTATCGCGACTGGCTGTTTATCGGCCATGATTGCGAACTGCCGAAGGCCGGCGCCTATTTCACCGTCCAGATCGGCAGCTATCCCGTCGTCATCGTCCGCGGCAAAGACAATGTCATCCGCGCCTTCCACAATAGCTGTCGTCATCGCGGCTCGCGCGTCTGCACCAAGGAGCACGGCTCCTCCGTGCGCCTCGTCTGCCCCTATCACCAGTGGACCTACGATCTTGAAGGCAAGCTCGCCTTCGCCCGCCATATGGGCGATGATTTCGACAAGACGGGCTTCAACCTGAAACCCGTCCATTGCGAAGTCGTCGCAGGCTATGTGTTCATCTGCCTTGCCAATACCGCTCCGGACTTCCAGCCGGTGCGCGACAAGATCGAGCCCTATGTCGCGCCGCACCGGATCAGCGAGAGCAAGGTCGCCTTCCAGAGCACGATCATCGAGAAGGGCAACTGGAAGCTCGTCTGGGAAAATAACCGCGAGTGTTATCACTGCGCCGCCAACCACCCCGAGCTCTGCCGCACCTATCCCGAAGCCCCGAGCGTCACCGGCACGGATGGCGGCGCCGACGATCCGGAGATCGCCGGCCATTGGGCGCGCTGCGAGGCTGCCGGCCTGCCGAGCAAGTTCCAGATTTCGCCGGACGGTCAGTTCCGCACCGCCCGCATGCCGCTGATCGAAGATGCCGAAAGCTACACCATGTCGGGCAAGCGCGCCGTCAAGCGCCCGCTCGCCGACGATATCTCGATCAGCCATATCGGCACCATGCTGCTCTTCCACTATCCGACGACGTGGAACCACCTGCTGGGCGACCACGCCATCTCCTTCCGGGTGTTGCCGCTCAGCGCCAACGAGACGGCGGTGACCACCAAGTGGCTCGTCCACAAGGACGCCGTCGAAGGCGTGGATTACAATCTCGAGGAACTGACCCACGTCTGGACCGAGACCAACGACCAGGATCGCCGCATCGTCGAGGAAAATGCTTTCGGCATTCACTCGCCGGCCTATGAGCCCGGCCCTTATTCCTCGCTGCATGAGGGCGGCGTCATGCAGTTCCTCGAATGGTATTCGAACTTCATGGTGAACCGCCTGCAGGGCGACCAGGCGAAAATCTCCGCCGTCGCCTGA